The Neosynechococcus sphagnicola sy1 region CAGTCTTGATGTTCCCCATATTGGAAGTACTTCTCATCCTCAACATCATCGCCATTATCCCAACATTCTGCCCAATCTCTATTTTTATCAATAAACCAGTTAATTTGGTCTACCCCATATAAATCGCGATATTCATTCAAGACCGTAAAACCATTAGAAGCAAGGAGGAAGTTCCGATAGCCTATGGGTAGTTTTGCTCCTAATCTTTTCTCTAATTCAGAAACTTCTTCCTCAGTTGCGCCTGTCCGAAGACAAGATTTACTTGCCAAAACATCTGGATATTGAAATTCATAGTTATCCCTATGTTCTTCGCCAAGATTATCAAATATCACTTCGTTCCATTTCTTTAAGAAATTATTCCAATTATCAACTGTTGGGATAAAATCAATATTTATAGGAATGTAGTTTCTTCTATTCACCAAATCTAGAAATTCTTGGGCTTGTTCTTGGGAAAGATTAATCCTGTTTTGTAAAGCACCTGCTGAAATCCTGTTCATGAGTTCAGGTAAATAAGCCACAAGATACAAACCAATTATTAAGCTTTCTAAGGATTGCCACCA contains the following coding sequences:
- a CDS encoding SMI1/KNR4 family protein yields the protein WWQSLESLIIGLYLVAYLPELMNRISAGALQNRINLSQEQAQEFLDLVNRRNYIPINIDFIPTVDNWNNFLKKWNEVIFDNLGEEHRDNYEFQYPDVLASKSCLRTGATEEEVSELEKRLGAKLPIGYRNFLLASNGFTVLNEYRDLYGVDQINWFIDKNRDWAECWDNGDDVEDEKYFQYGEHQDCCWIRGRYLKTALQISSAEDGDVYLLNPQIIDSRSEWEAWDFGNKNPGAYRYRSFWNMMQKVYERSFCS